The stretch of DNA tttgttgattttggtcacaaaggagcttccaagaacgactacaaacgggaagaagaataacaaatcccagaagtttgccaaatgggcgacagatctgaaaaaactatttaaaaatcgaagcttcatgttaaccaccatgggatcgacggctgtatccttcatagtgggagccataggtgtatggggtccgtcatacctgacccacgcacgaacactcctacaagagaaggacccttgccgtgctgaaccgtgtgactatcacgacatcctaatatttggtgtggttacagtagtttccggcattctgggagttgtagcagggtcggagataagtaaaagatatcgcaaatccaacccacgggcagacccgcttgtgtgtggatgcgcgatgatgctctccgccccttttcttctgttggcattgacttttggcaacatcagcctcgttgccaccaacatcttcatcttcatcggagagacgcttctgtcagtaaatttcaccctcatatctgacattatactaaaagtagtaactccgtggaggagatcttcagctctggccgtgcagatgacaatctatcacctcctaggtgatgccggcagcccgtacctcatcggcctgatatctgacacctacgaacgaggatatgccaaatcccctcttctgaaataccgcagcctggagtatgccctcatgacctgcaccataatggcagtcatcggaggggccttcttcatggccacggccctatatatagagagggacgaaaaagaagcagagatggaatcagaacctccgtcatcctcctcctcctcactgcttcctgccgatgaggaccgcgcttcagactgaggaaaagtcattgcttacctttatctcgtttacttcattaaaaaaaaattaagaaaaaataactgcatttgttctatgttccactttaccccttattctctacccaggggcggacacagacagcagagggcccttgtgcaaagaatgtgcctgtgccccccccaaaacatcaattgttcagtaccccccctccatgtgtcacttactcaggtggacccccatatgtcacttgctgtataagtttctaattatttattaaggcctcccatatgccgcagctcattcaagccccccacattaggtagcatagattcccaacattaggtagcatagattccccatattaggtagcatagtttcctcacattaggtagcatagtttccccacattaggtagcatagattccctacattagatagcagtttccccacattaggtagcatagtttgcccacattaggtagcatagtttccccacattatgtagcatagtttccccacaataggtagcacagattccccacattaggtaacatagtttccccacattaggtagcatagtttccccacattaggtagcacagattccgcacattaggtaacatagtttccccacattaggtagcacagattccccacatcaggtaacatagtttccccacattagata from Hyla sarda isolate aHylSar1 chromosome 5, aHylSar1.hap1, whole genome shotgun sequence encodes:
- the LOC130272495 gene encoding protein spinster homolog 1-like, producing the protein MASPQDPLLKEEEEAMEDHSDMDVEKGDIPERQNLPSLSVMSTARSIITVVILAFVNLLIYANRSSVAGVLPYIQKAYDTNASLSGLLNTLFIGSYVLVAPIAGYLGDHCNKKYTVCAGVIVWLSMTLTLSFIPDGYFLLFLLTSGLVGAGEATFCTIAPSIIADLFTSDQRTRMLNVFYSVIPVGCGLGYIIGPKVTDAARGDWHWAFRVTPGLGLIAVVLLILVTKELPRTTTNGKKNNKSQKFAKWATDLKKLFKNRSFMLTTMGSTAVSFIVGAIGVWGPSYLTHARTLLQEKDPCRAEPCDYHDILIFGVVTVVSGILGVVAGSEISKRYRKSNPRADPLVCGCAMMLSAPFLLLALTFGNISLVATNIFIFIGETLLSVNFTLISDIILKVVTPWRRSSALAVQMTIYHLLGDAGSPYLIGLISDTYERGYAKSPLLKYRSLEYALMTCTIMAVIGGAFFMATALYIERDEKEAEMESEPPSSSSSSLLPADEDRASD